From Rhodobium gokarnense, the proteins below share one genomic window:
- a CDS encoding bifunctional sugar-binding transcriptional regulator/dihydroxyacetone kinase subunit DhaK, which translates to MSTRVSSPLRKASVGRPMGDTPHSIPLRFGDDPYVWACWLYYQDRLTQSQIAEAMGISRATVNAYLSEARDRGIVNIFLDPARLASLTVADEIKRHFGLESCLVVPSEETQPLIDRLGRAGALALQSLLKSGDTLGVAWGRTVMAVAEHLKMPPLQDMTVVQATGSTQSTFSYTPDLCSSAFADALSAKCIKISAPAIVGSPELARALMGETLIADELAELGKVNRIIFGISSLRPNSTIHASGFFEQVSLQHYLARGAAGVLAGRFIDQNGAPVDGPLHARTIGIPLDVLTGIKTRIAVAGGFDKVPALLAMLRGGYANILITDAATGRGILNAEGVAPARPQTKTPKRAQPIVRTQIKKFLNRPDDAVDEMLEGAINAHRRYLKPVGGSNRALVARHGPRPGKVGLVIGGGSGHEPCFLGYVGRGLADAVAIGNIFSSPPPDPIAKCAEAASGDAGVLFAYGNYSGDVMNFEMAAEQVEERGIKVRTVLTTDDIASSPVEDRDGRRGVAGNVLIFKVAGAACDLGLPLEACEAVTRKANARTYTIGVGLEPCSLPQIRRPTFELGPDDMEVGIGIHGEPGVARESLKAADAIVDTAIDAIFKEMEARPNERVAVLVNSFGATPMMELYILYRRVEQRLSARGIVVEANWIGPYCTSLDMVGASITIMHLDNELSRLLSRPCDTAAFKVL; encoded by the coding sequence ATGTCGACTCGTGTATCGTCACCGCTGCGCAAGGCAAGCGTAGGACGCCCCATGGGAGACACCCCACATAGCATTCCGTTGCGGTTCGGGGATGATCCTTACGTCTGGGCGTGCTGGCTCTACTACCAGGACCGGCTGACCCAGAGCCAGATCGCCGAGGCCATGGGCATTTCGCGGGCGACCGTGAACGCCTATCTCTCCGAGGCCCGCGACCGCGGCATCGTCAACATCTTCCTCGATCCGGCGCGCCTTGCCTCGCTCACCGTCGCCGACGAGATCAAGCGCCATTTCGGCCTCGAGAGCTGCCTCGTCGTGCCGAGCGAGGAAACCCAGCCCCTGATTGACCGTCTCGGCCGCGCCGGCGCGCTCGCCCTGCAGAGTTTGCTCAAGTCCGGCGACACGCTTGGGGTCGCCTGGGGCCGCACGGTGATGGCCGTGGCCGAGCATTTGAAGATGCCGCCCCTGCAGGACATGACGGTGGTCCAGGCGACCGGCTCGACCCAATCGACCTTTTCCTATACCCCCGACCTCTGCTCCTCCGCCTTTGCCGACGCACTATCGGCCAAATGCATCAAGATCAGCGCGCCCGCCATCGTCGGCTCGCCGGAGCTTGCCCGCGCCCTGATGGGCGAGACGCTGATCGCCGACGAGCTTGCCGAACTCGGCAAGGTCAACCGCATCATCTTCGGCATTTCGTCCCTGAGGCCGAATTCCACCATCCACGCCAGCGGCTTCTTTGAGCAGGTCTCCCTGCAGCACTATCTCGCCCGCGGCGCCGCCGGCGTCCTCGCCGGGCGCTTCATCGACCAGAACGGCGCCCCGGTCGATGGCCCGCTCCATGCCCGCACCATCGGCATCCCCCTCGATGTCCTGACCGGCATCAAGACGCGCATCGCGGTCGCCGGCGGCTTCGACAAGGTGCCAGCCCTGCTCGCCATGCTGCGCGGCGGCTATGCCAACATCCTGATTACCGACGCCGCCACAGGCCGCGGCATCCTCAACGCCGAGGGCGTCGCCCCCGCCCGCCCGCAGACCAAGACCCCGAAGCGGGCCCAGCCGATAGTCCGAACCCAGATCAAGAAATTTCTCAACCGGCCGGACGATGCGGTCGACGAGATGCTGGAAGGCGCCATCAACGCCCACCGGCGCTATCTGAAGCCGGTTGGCGGCTCCAATCGCGCCCTCGTCGCCCGCCACGGGCCGCGCCCCGGCAAGGTCGGCCTCGTCATCGGCGGCGGCTCCGGCCACGAGCCCTGCTTCCTCGGCTATGTCGGCCGCGGCCTTGCCGACGCGGTCGCCATCGGCAACATCTTCTCCTCGCCGCCGCCGGACCCGATCGCAAAATGCGCCGAGGCCGCCTCGGGCGATGCCGGCGTCCTGTTCGCCTATGGCAACTACAGCGGCGACGTCATGAACTTCGAGATGGCCGCCGAACAGGTCGAGGAACGGGGCATCAAGGTGCGCACCGTGCTGACCACGGACGACATCGCCTCCTCGCCGGTCGAGGACCGGGACGGGCGGAGGGGCGTCGCCGGCAACGTGCTGATCTTCAAGGTGGCCGGCGCCGCCTGCGACCTCGGCCTGCCGCTGGAGGCCTGCGAGGCCGTGACGCGCAAGGCCAACGCCCGCACCTACACCATCGGCGTCGGGCTGGAGCCCTGTTCGCTGCCGCAGATCCGCCGGCCGACCTTCGAGCTCGGCCCCGACGACATGGAGGTCGGCATCGGCATCCACGGCGAGCCCGGCGTTGCGCGGGAAAGCCTGAAGGCGGCCGATGCCATCGTCGACACCGCCATCGACGCCATCTTCAAGGAGATGGAAGCCAGGCCGAACGAACGGGTCGCCGTCCTCGTCAACTCCTTCGGCGCGACGCCGATGATGGAGCTCTACATCCTCTACCGAAGGGTGGAGCAGAGACTGTCGGCGCGCGGCATCGTCGTCGAAGCCAACTGGATTGGCCCCTATTGCACCTCGCTCGACATGGTGGGCGCGTCGATCACGATCATGCACCTCGACAACGAGCTGTCGCGGTTGCTGAGCCGGCCGTGCGACACGGCGGCCTTCAAGGTCTTGTGA
- a CDS encoding serine hydrolase domain-containing protein — MTTAHSAGGGFERRDIDLGNWRTAPYSSWSFQNVSEMVPSAIIKGTGKAERPPLHLGDVAKVIWKDAAGDFLSVPGVLEATHTDAFVVLRKGRIAGEWYGPTCDPAKPHLIFSVSKSVTGLMAGILEARGDLSMDQPIVDHVPEIAGSAYEDASVRQLFDMQISVDFSEDYLDKTGGYDRYRRATAWNPEKPGEGPSDLLTFLATIGKGPAEHGTIHAYRSPNTDLAGFVLERAAGQRFHEMVETLLWQPMRAHSDAAITVDRLGVARAAGGISVTARDLARLGELVRVGGRGIVPMRWIDDIRTAGDKAIWAAGDQAKLFDGGCYRSYWYCPSEHELAAIGIHGQWIWIDFARDVVIAKQSCQPLPEDAATDDLLIATFRAVAQAL; from the coding sequence ATGACGACGGCACATTCGGCAGGCGGCGGCTTTGAGCGCCGCGACATCGACCTCGGCAACTGGCGCACCGCGCCCTATTCGTCGTGGTCGTTCCAGAACGTCAGCGAAATGGTGCCCTCGGCGATCATCAAGGGCACCGGCAAGGCGGAACGGCCTCCGCTTCATCTCGGCGATGTCGCCAAGGTCATCTGGAAAGACGCGGCGGGCGACTTCCTCTCCGTGCCGGGCGTCCTGGAGGCCACCCACACCGATGCCTTCGTCGTCCTCCGCAAGGGGCGCATCGCCGGCGAATGGTACGGACCGACCTGCGATCCGGCAAAGCCGCACCTCATCTTCTCGGTCTCCAAATCCGTCACCGGCCTGATGGCCGGCATCCTGGAGGCAAGGGGCGACCTGTCGATGGACCAACCCATCGTCGATCACGTGCCGGAGATCGCCGGCTCGGCCTATGAAGATGCGAGCGTCCGGCAGCTTTTCGATATGCAGATCAGCGTCGATTTTTCCGAGGATTATCTCGACAAGACCGGCGGCTACGACCGCTATCGGCGGGCAACGGCCTGGAATCCGGAAAAGCCGGGGGAGGGGCCGAGCGATCTGCTGACGTTCCTGGCGACCATCGGCAAGGGACCGGCCGAACACGGCACGATCCATGCCTATCGCTCGCCGAACACCGACCTTGCCGGCTTCGTGCTGGAACGGGCGGCGGGGCAGCGGTTCCACGAGATGGTCGAGACCCTTTTGTGGCAGCCGATGCGCGCCCACAGCGATGCGGCGATTACCGTCGACCGGCTCGGCGTTGCGCGCGCCGCCGGCGGCATCTCGGTGACGGCCCGCGATCTCGCCCGGCTCGGCGAGCTGGTCCGCGTCGGCGGCAGGGGGATCGTCCCGATGCGCTGGATCGACGACATCCGTACCGCCGGCGACAAGGCGATCTGGGCGGCGGGCGACCAGGCCAAGCTCTTCGATGGCGGGTGCTACCGGAGCTACTGGTACTGCCCGTCGGAACATGAACTCGCCGCCATCGGCATCCACGGCCAGTGGATATGGATCGACTTTGCACGCGATGTCGTCATCGCCAAGCAGTCCTGTCAGCCGCTGCCGGAAGATGCAGCGACGGACGATCTCCTGATCGCCACCTTCCGGGCCGTGGCGCAGGCGCTTTAG
- the dhaL gene encoding dihydroxyacetone kinase subunit DhaL, with amino-acid sequence MTTSVVEHLIGMFGRISAAIDDAVDELSELDGAIGDADHGITMVLGFHAVTAALQSARSDLSSASAVMNAAATAFLNAVGASTGPLYATGLRRAAQSLDGVEKLDQSAATAMLTAIPAGIRERGKAQRGDKTMLDAWLPASEAAALALANGAEMKTFWKEVVAAAEHGAEATRSMVAAKGRAARVGGRSLGHMDPGAASTVIIIKAMAEALSGDDA; translated from the coding sequence ATGACCACGAGTGTCGTTGAGCATCTGATCGGGATGTTCGGGAGGATTTCCGCGGCGATCGACGACGCCGTCGACGAGCTTTCCGAACTGGACGGCGCCATCGGCGACGCCGATCACGGGATCACCATGGTCCTCGGCTTCCACGCCGTGACCGCCGCGCTGCAGAGCGCGCGCTCGGACCTTTCGAGCGCGTCCGCGGTCATGAACGCGGCGGCGACCGCCTTCCTCAACGCCGTCGGCGCCTCGACCGGCCCGCTCTATGCGACGGGCCTTCGCCGGGCGGCGCAAAGTCTCGACGGAGTCGAAAAGCTCGACCAGTCGGCGGCGACCGCCATGCTGACGGCGATCCCTGCCGGCATCCGCGAGCGCGGCAAGGCCCAGCGCGGCGACAAGACGATGCTGGACGCCTGGCTTCCGGCATCCGAGGCGGCGGCACTGGCGCTCGCCAACGGCGCCGAAATGAAAACCTTCTGGAAAGAGGTCGTCGCCGCGGCCGAGCATGGTGCGGAAGCGACCCGCTCCATGGTCGCCGCCAAGGGCCGGGCCGCCCGGGTCGGTGGCCGTTCGCTCGGCCACATGGACCCCGGCGCCGCCTCGACCGTCATCATCATCAAGGCGATGGCCGAGGCACTGTCCGGCGACGACGCCTGA